In Carya illinoinensis cultivar Pawnee chromosome 9, C.illinoinensisPawnee_v1, whole genome shotgun sequence, the following are encoded in one genomic region:
- the LOC122275704 gene encoding floral homeotic protein AGAMOUS isoform X1 encodes MAFPDQSMSVSPQRKMGRGKIEIKRIENTTNRQVTFCKRRNGLLKKAYELSVLCDAEVALIVFSSRGRLYEYANNSVKSTIDRYKKACADSSHTGSVSEANTQFYQREAATLRQQINSVQESNRKMLGESLSNMAFKDLKSLESKLESGIRRIRSKKNELLFAEIEYMQKREVDLHNNNQLLRAKIAENERNQQNLNVMPGGGNFELMHSQPFDSRNYFQVDALQPNHDQYPRQDQMALQLV; translated from the exons ATGGCATTCCCTGATCAATCGATGTCAGTGTCTCCCCAGAGAAAAATGGGCAGAGGAAAGATAGAAATCAAGCGGATCGAAAACACTACTAATCGTCAAGTCACCTTCTGTAAGAGGCGCAACGGCTTGCTCAAAAAAGCCTATGAATTGTCTGTTCTCTGTGATGCCGAGGTTGCCCTCATCGTCTTCTCTAGCCGTGGTCGCCTTTACGAGTATGCTAACAACAG TGTCAAATCAACAATTGACAGGTACAAGAAAGCATGCGCAGATTCCTCCCATACTGGGTCTGTTTCTGAAGCTAATACTCAG TTCTACCAGCGAGAGGCTGCTACTCTACGACAACAGATAAATAGTGTGCAAGAATCAAAcag GAAAATGTTGGGCGAGTCTTTGAGCAATATGGCTTTCAAAGATCTCAAGAGCTTGGAGAGCAAATTAGAGAGTGGAATTAGAAGAATCAGATCCAAAAAG AATGAGCTCTTGTTTGCAGAAATTGAGTATATGCAAAAAAGG GAAGTTGACTTGCATAACAACAACCAGCTTCTTCGTGCAAAG ATAGCGGAGAATGAGAGGAACCAGCAAAACCTGAACGTGATGCCAGGAGGGGGAAACTTTGAGCTCATGCACTCTCAACCATTTGATTCTCGAAATTATTTCCAAGTTGATGCGTTGCAACCCAATCATGATCAGTACCCGCGCCAAGATCAGATGGCCCTTCAATTAGT TTAA
- the LOC122275704 gene encoding floral homeotic protein AGAMOUS isoform X2 encodes MAFPDQSMSVSPQRKMGRGKIEIKRIENTTNRQVTFCKRRNGLLKKAYELSVLCDAEVALIVFSSRGRLYEYANNSVKSTIDRYKKACADSSHTGSVSEANTQFYQREAATLRQQINSVQESNRKMLGESLSNMAFKDLKSLESKLESGIRRIRSKKNELLFAEIEYMQKREVDLHNNNQLLRAKIAENERNQQNLNVMPGGGNFELMHSQPFDSRNYFQVDALQPNHDQYPRQDQMALQLV; translated from the exons ATGGCATTCCCTGATCAATCGATGTCAGTGTCTCCCCAGAGAAAAATGGGCAGAGGAAAGATAGAAATCAAGCGGATCGAAAACACTACTAATCGTCAAGTCACCTTCTGTAAGAGGCGCAACGGCTTGCTCAAAAAAGCCTATGAATTGTCTGTTCTCTGTGATGCCGAGGTTGCCCTCATCGTCTTCTCTAGCCGTGGTCGCCTTTACGAGTATGCTAACAACAG TGTCAAATCAACAATTGACAGGTACAAGAAAGCATGCGCAGATTCCTCCCATACTGGGTCTGTTTCTGAAGCTAATACTCAG TTCTACCAGCGAGAGGCTGCTACTCTACGACAACAGATAAATAGTGTGCAAGAATCAAAcag GAAAATGTTGGGCGAGTCTTTGAGCAATATGGCTTTCAAAGATCTCAAGAGCTTGGAGAGCAAATTAGAGAGTGGAATTAGAAGAATCAGATCCAAAAAG AATGAGCTCTTGTTTGCAGAAATTGAGTATATGCAAAAAAGG GAAGTTGACTTGCATAACAACAACCAGCTTCTTCGTGCAAAG ATAGCGGAGAATGAGAGGAACCAGCAAAACCTGAACGTGATGCCAGGAGGGGGAAACTTTGAGCTCATGCACTCTCAACCATTTGATTCTCGAAATTATTTCCAAGTTGATGCGTTGCAACCCAATCATGATCAGTACCCGCGCCAAGATCAGATGGCCCTTCAATTAGTGTAA